ACCTAGTCAGTGGTCAGCAAACCAGATGTAAAGCAAGAATTTTAGAGCGCATACCATTAGTTTTGATAGGAAAGTTGAAGCTGATGTTGGTTATACCAGCTATTGTTCGTGGCTCATTCACCATATAGCAAAATTAAAACTAAGTTTTCTAATGTGCAAGGTTTGTACACATGGCCTAGCAGTTGGAGAGGGGATGTCTCATTTCTTTGGGTCCAACCTCCAAAACATAATTGTAAGCATAAAAaagagacaattttttttaaaaaaaaaaacaaataattcatCAGAACTGTCCACGAAGATACTTCACACTTTTTAGTTCTTTAGGATTTTATGCATGACCTCAAGTTCAGAGTTAAATTTAACTCCCCCTCACCCGGAGCTACTTAAGGCATAATCTTTTAAGGGCTCGTTTGGTTGGGGAACAAGTTATCCCAGGATTGTTAATCCCACCGACAATGTGGGATAAAAATAACACTACAATCCAGCGATGAtatcccaaccaaacatgggaTTAAATCATCCTAATCGCAGGATTAGTTATCTCTTATCCTTGTACCAAATGAGCCCCAAGTGTATTACCCTCATGCTGACAGACAAAATATAGGTATTCTCACAGCTGTGTGAAGCTATCCAAAACTTGGTGCATCTGGTGGACACGATAGCTACACAACACATACTTGAGCCTGAGTAGAACACAAGATAAAATCTTTCATAACCAAGCAAACTAACGTGATAAACCTGGACCTTAGGCCATGTTTAGATCTCAAGAGTATACTTGGTGCTGTGAGTCTGTCACTGAACTTTTATGTAACAAGAATTCCTTGTGTGGCTGATTCTTTTTTCACTTATTAATTACCAGTTAGTTCCAGAAACAGTTCTATTTTCAGATAAATTATGGCAGAACTGGATCCATCAAGTTCAGGCACCTCACTTAACCTTCATTGCTCTAAACCTTCTCAGCTTCTCTACTGTGGAAGCTCAAAAACACATTTGCCCCAACTTGCTCCAGCAAGaatatttaagttttaattaaaaactcAAGAAATTCCTCACTCTGAAACCTCCAGTAATTTAACATGACACATGACAGGGTCAGGCAAGAAGTAAATAATATGCATAGAACTTATTAaaaacttctccaatactagatAGTAATATTCTTCGAATTATGCACCACATCAAACAACAAATATAACCAAACAAGCACATGTCATTCTCAATAATCTTCATTACataaagaaaatggaaaatgatatCTTGTCTGATAAAAGAAGTTGCACAAACAACCCATTCCAGAAACAATTCATCCTTAGCAGTACTAGTGATGACCATGCACTCATAATTGCTACATTAAAGTCCTTCAACAAGAATTTTAGGATAAGTGTTTAGAAAATATGCTAGAAGAGTTAACCGCTTTCATTTAGTAAcaatgatttaattattttccatAAAAACACAAAGTAACAAAGATTAGGAGCAAGATATCCTGTGCTTGCTTGCCTTCACTAGAATGAgctaaaaagaaatttatggTCAATGTCTTCATTGAACTCTTATAATGCTGGATGCTATGACCAAAGAGACTACACATAAACATAGTAAAAAAAAGATCATAAACGCAAAAGAAACCTGATATTCCACATACTTTCATAGGCTTCTTTGTACATGTCTACCAAGCGAGAACCAATTCCTTTCCTGTAATATTCCCAGTTTATGGGCTCAGGCTCCTGCAAGATTAAGAAGTAAAGATCTCTTATGCATTAGAGCCTCTAAATTTATCCAAGtacaataaattaaatacattaGGAAGGATTGGATCTCAAAAGTGTAACGATACAGAAGAACGATCAACAAACACCAAACTCAAATCATGCCGCCAAGTTTGCAATGCTTAGTTAGACAGAGTATGACAACAAGAACATTCAAAACGATACTACAATCAATTCGAGCTGTCAAAATTTATCCTTCAACCAACACAATTCAATAGCTCGCACAAGAATATATAGCCTAAAATGCCCAAGCTCTTGATAGAATCAATCAATCAAGTATGCCTCAATTCCAAACAAGGTAGGGCCACAATACAATCCTTCGTACACAATCCACTCTCTTCCagctatataaatatatatccaGAAATAAGCATAAAAACATTACAGTTTCAATCAATCAAGTAATACTCAATCCTAAACTAGTTAGGGCCACAATTCAATCCTTTACACACATTCCATTCTCCTCCAGCTAATATTTCATTGAATGCTCAATAACAGTTCTCTAAACCAGAAGTTCTATAAAGCTCACACTAATCCCTACACTAACAGAAATCTCCAATCAAACAAAAACAACTGCTTGCAGCTGTCAATCACCAAAACAATCCATCAATGaacaattatgttttttttaaaaaaagttggaAAGTCAAACACACACCTAAAGTGTCCCGGATTTTTTGAGTTCCTTAGTTTCCTGCCTAAACTATCACCAACTATTTATCTAAACATAGTTCAACTATCAATCATTACTAAAAGATGGTGATATTTCAGGTAGGAAAAGTGAACAAACAACTGATAATTGGTGATAGTTCAAGTAGTAAACTCGCATACCTGATATTAGATACGGAACTTGAAAAAACGAATAACCTAAATCATAGATCCAGCAATGAAACCCTAGATCTACATAAAAATGCAATCAGTACATAATCAGAAACGAGAGAAAAATAGAGAGGTACCTGGCTGAACTTGGTTTGGAGTTGTGAGTTGACATCATCGAAAGCACGACGGAGATTAGAAAACTCCTTACGAGCTTCATCGGTGACAAGAAGCTTTGCCATTCCATCCCAATCAATAGTCCGGCCGGCCTTGAATGTCACATCGGCGATCTTCTTCACTGTTCCGCTCATTTTCgatctcttttctcttctctcttcgtAATCTTTTCGGCTGTCTGTTTGATGTGCTGTGAATGTGATGAGATACAAAGGGCTTCCCTTATTCTccgaaatttaatttttttaattttaatttaataattttaacttttaccccttctttttttcctttttcaacttttttttttttaagtagcatgggatataataaaaataatttgtcttgatatttttatttattttcgatTTGCAAGTAATGGCCCCAAGACACTATGTGCTCAATTATGACTGAATGCCTCTAAATCAGAATTCGAATCATTTGCTTGTCGATTTATAGTAGGCGTCTCTTGAGGGCACGTTTTATTGAGAGGTAATGCAGTGAttgttttgaatataattttcatcGAACGAAGGtgatgtttcatttttttacaaGTGGTATGTTTGAGTTacttataaattatttgattGGTTGTAATCTTaggaaaaaaatgtataaatcgTTATTTATTAACGTGTCaaacttatttaaatgtttCACTATTTTACATTTCCTTAAAAAGGGACGAAGATTGatcattgttttaaaaaaacacaaaaagtaTAGAAACAACCTTTCTATCTATTCCATTAAAATTCTCGCTTTGCTTTCCTATAGTACCATTAAACAAGTGACGTATTTATTTTGCTTCAATTTATTACTATCAAATCGATTTAGCATGTTAACAAATCGACAACTAATAATATACAAAAGTCAATTAAACCAACCGATGAACACCCCTAGTATGGAGTATAACATCAGCCCCACAGACCAGAGGTGCAACAAGCATTATATGACAGATTCATTTTTATAAAGAGCTCACAATTCTAGAAAATAAACAGGAAAgactttgaaaaaaatacaaattgtaCTAAAAAACAACTGATCATCGAAAGGTTAGTCTGGGCTACAAGCCtacaacacaaatatatatatataataaaaagggAGGCAATTCATACTGATGAAGTGACCAAGACGAGTCACATAATACCACAAAATGTGCTAATACATCCAGCAAATTCTCAAAATTGACTAAATATTCCAGATAGTCAAGTACCTACACAACGAATGATGCAACATGATCGTCATCAGAATCTAACGTGTTGTCCTCATCCCAAAGCTTACAGGAGCAAGTTGCTTCCATGTCCATCCACGATGCTCCACATAAAATTCATACCCCACATCTGTACATACAGATAAAAATGTTGTCAGTCCAATATAtacatacaatacaatacaaaattGTAATCAACAGAGGTAAATCGAAAAGTTTAGGCCCAATAAGTATCATATATGACTACAATCGAGGAAGAATGAAACATCTTAAGACAATAGATAACTAGTTCATCTTTAAGTTCTATTAcacacaaattaaaaaagaaaaaattaagaagataatggTCACTCTTGCTAACCCATCCAAGTGTTGTTTATCCTAGCACTATAGCACATTCCAAAATTCTTACAGTCAGCAGCAAAAGTAAACTCATATGCATTGATTTATAGACCCTCCTAAACATGGCTCCCAATATACAACAGGATTAACCAAGGTTAATCATCTGTGGACAGTGGTCATTGACATTATTAACTGAAGCTAAAAGTGAAGGTACTAACTCAAACATACAAGTTTTAGTTGGAAAGTGATCACTATCATAAAAATATCGAGACATATTGGTCAGAATTgttatacacaaaaaaaaatacttcttaCAAGTCAACTGATATTATGGCAttaataatatgtattaaaaaccAAGGCTTACACAAGCAATGTCATTCTCCCATTATCCTCAAAGAGCACAGCCCCCacaagataaatttttttatgagtcCTTTTTTGACTTAAGCATATTGTCAAATATTTGTCTCTCTTCGATCTTTTTCCTGGAATGGTAATAGGTAATTCTTTCgtcatttatataattttttattttcgatATATATATTGTCATAGGCTTATAGTCACCTGTTATCATCTATAACATTTAATAACTATCAGATTCTATTCAccatctatatatatttttaatgatttttaattttttttttttgtaaatttttatgatttgatATGTGCTaggtttatttatataaaaataaaaatctacctaattatttgatatatctataaatagagaaaatagtCAAAAGTCCCTCAATCTATTAATCAATTGTCAACTACACATTTATTCTATATTAGCatctttatttgaaaataacgATAATGACAATTGATCCGGTACaattaaaaagatttaaaaaatattaacatccCTCGTTATTGCTGTTTAACCGAATTTGTAGATTGTAAAAACTTTTTTGAAGAATCTAATGCAATTTTTAACAAagtaataacatttttattttatgaatttatgtaaTGTATAAGATGgtgaaaataaacaatgaaatagATCGTATATATACgactttaatattaaattaaaagtattattatttaactATACCGAATTCACTATAAATGATTACTAATAAGTAGTTCGTAAGAATGactataaattaaataactagtatttatattgaatatttgttgtttCAACTTCCAAATATTGAGTTTACTgatgaattaataaatttaaaattactaatcatattttcagattttttattaaaaataatgtaaatttatgtattatttttttaaaaaaatttattttttggctGTCACGGAGGTAAAATTTGAATGAAGCTATCATTAGATATTATTTTCTCTAAGCTATAAAAAGACGATTGGACATTTTGTATTTAGATAAAATCAAtgttaaaaaatagataaaaatttgaaaaaaattaaaatatcaatattataaacACAAAGGACTATTAGTATTTCATGCTAAACTCTAAGGATGACTTTACGTTTTAACCCAAAAATAAAGgactatattaaactatttcttaatatatatgcatctcttttttaataaaaaattacgtTACTATATTGATTGCAAAATTGATTACACTTACTCCCCCTTCCTTCAAGGTTTTGCGTTCCAGTACCAAGTTCTCTCACTTTCTCTATCAGTCTTCTCACATATACAACAATGGCGGAACCTAAAGTCAAATACGATCGACAGCTCAGGTGAATTGTTTGCTATACTTTTAAGGCTATGCTACGGTTTTTTAGCTTTCGGTTTTTGTTTTGATCTCTTTTTCTAACCAAATTACTTTCTGAAATCTGTTACTACTCTACCGCTGAACTTGTAGCTCTTACTGTTCTCACAATAATCATAGCAGAAATCAGAAAATGCAgcaaaatcatatataaatgaaatatcaGTTGATTACGACTCAATTCCAAATTAGTTGAGGTTGGATGGGTAATGCTCTGTATCTTATGCATTATATGGAGGCTCATTCTGTTCCAATAATACATACTTTTTAGTTTTAAGTCAAGGACGAGAACAATGTGTGTCCCGGTCATATCCGAAGGGAGAGGTTACTTATTGTTGGTGCTAGTGTTGGAGGTAGTAGGTATTCGTAGAATTAGTTTTGAGTTGCGTGCAAGCTGAACGGTACACCGAAATTAGTGGAAAAGAAAAGGGTAGAGGGAAGTCCTCCAGGTTTAAGTGTGCACCAAGTGCAATATTTTAGTGGAGAAGGAAGAGGGTTGGCATCAATGGATTTTTAAAGCTGGGAATAGCAGATTTCTTGGTTATTAtagaaagagagaagaaaagggATTGAGATTATCTAGTTACATATTTATACTTACGGTATGTGCAAAATTTGTGTCAAGTAGTAGTTGCATATATTCAGGAGTTATTCCTAGCTTGGAGTAAGTATATAGTCAATTGTGTTTAGTCGATACATGTTTAGTGTTTTTATATGGATTGTCAATTTGGATTATGCAAAACATGTTCCTCTGCTAACGAGGTCGTAGTAGAAGGTATCAAGTACTCTTTGaacaaaatttatcaattatctTCAACAAccttcactttttcatcaataGTGTCAGAAGTAAgcttttaaaatcaaaatttaacaaaatatagtTTATATTGAGGGGCAAGGACCATGGCTATAGATAAATGACACTATGATTCCCAATATTTCTTAATAGAAATTGCTGTCTCACTCATCACTGAATCCTTactatttttgtgttttttcaataacattttaattCTCCATACATTAGGGAGATACAAAATTTGCTGTGGGGTACTTGCATCGGGAAAAAAGTCTTAATGTCATTAGATGCCCTAAAATATGTAGCTACAAGCTCAACCCCTTTCCGTTCATCTTCAAAAAGGCCATGTCTAAAATCAGGATTAACCAAGTCAT
The DNA window shown above is from Solanum lycopersicum chromosome 11, SLM_r2.1 and carries:
- the LOC101248453 gene encoding ATP synthase subunit d, mitochondrial, with amino-acid sequence MSGTVKKIADVTFKAGRTIDWDGMAKLLVTDEARKEFSNLRRAFDDVNSQLQTKFSQEPEPINWEYYRKGIGSRLVDMYKEAYESIEIPKFEDTVTPQYKPKFDALLVELKEAEKQSLKESERLEKEVAEVQELKKKLSTMTAEEYFAKHPELKKKFDDEIRNDYWGY